The following are from one region of the Sciurus carolinensis chromosome 5, mSciCar1.2, whole genome shotgun sequence genome:
- the LOC124985601 gene encoding golgin subfamily A member 6-like protein 1, with protein MAVSESKRINKKKILQLFFPFFSRSRDRSKIKYESLEVGKNLWQANQVSKDENDTFRKENKSLWRENKALRGESEAFRRDNKLIRERNQLLQQQNQVLWDLKKTTLENQKLSKENVKALNTQRKSNRQQKRAREAHIKALKQQEIAFQNEARALDEEMRSLNQEIRALHHQKRAINMEVQALVKEGIALGKEEEALWKEERALRKENKALREEHRALQDEERALLGEALVLQSWYNFLQESDLKSFPGKKHNNEIQQRGDLKM; from the coding sequence ataaataaaaagaagatactgcagttgttttttcctttcttctctcgtTCCCGAGATCGAAGTAAAATCAAATATGAATCTCTTGAGGTGGGAAAAAATCTCTGGCAAGCCAACCAGGTGTCCAAAGATGAGAATGACACTTTTAGGAAGGAGAACAAGTCTCTCTGGAGAGAAAACAAAGCTCTTCGAGGGGAAAGCGAAGCCTTTCGAAGGGACAACAAGTTAATCCGGGAAAGGAACCAGCTCTTGCAACAGCAAAATCAGGTACTCTGGGACCTTAAAAAGACGACCTTGGAAAACCAAAAATTATCTAAAGAAAATGTCAAGGCCTTGAACACACAGAGAAAGTCAAATCGGCAACAGAAACGAGCCCGGGAGGCTCATATCAAAGCTCTCAAGCAGCAGGAGATAGCCTTCCAGAACGAGGCCAGAGCTCTGGACGAAGAAATGAGGTCTCTGAACCAGGAGATCAGAGCCCTGCACCACCAGAAGAGAGCGATCAACATGGAGGTGCAGGCCCTGGTGAAGGAGGGAATCGCCctagggaaggaggaagaggcccTGTGGAAGGAGGAGCGGGCCCTGCGTAAGGAGAACAAGGCTCTGAGAGAAGAGCATCGTGCTCTTCAGGATGAGGAAAGAGCCCTGCTGGGGGAGGCCTTAGTCCTTCAGTCATGGTACAACTTTCTTCAGGAAAGTGATCTCAAAAGTTTTCCTGGGAAAAAGCACAACAATGAAATCCAGCAGAGGGG